The sequence attaccattacttattttttttctggaaaaataagtttaggaaatttagtattttattattttcactgtAAATCaactaattcctaattcaaaataaaggaattaattaatccaaattagattaggaaaggaggagactttcgaccatattaggattcttcattgcatggtcagtttttcctttttattttagggttttgttttgttttctcttatcctataaaagggcttgttttttaggaagaacacaccattaacaatattcagaatttattttgtgagattgaatttctctttgttcttttgaacacttaaaacaccattagtgagtgagtgttttagtttgacttatcaataggaattccatcacctattatggcatcttcgatataccaaggtttcttatcacaggttgattaggggttgaggtgaccattaaaacttgaacataattagatccgggctaatataataggggtttaggcgcaggttgtcctaggttcgtatcaggattGAGCCAACATCCATTACGGCCGTCGTTTGATTCAAAGAATCTCCATTTCAAAACCGTACATGAGATTTTCATCTCATACAGCTCCTCCTTTATATGCATAATGAGAATAATACATGGAATCCACAAAGATTGAAATGAAATAGTCTCATTTTTAACTTGTAACAACCATGGgctttttctttcatgtttCAAGAAAGATGAGTTTTGGcctgttttaatttatatataaattaaaaacctataaataaaaaaagtcactAAACTTATTGGACTAACTTCTCATTGATGTATTGTTTCATCGGGATCCAATCCAAATCACGATGTAATTTTCTTGTTCCTGAACGGtcttcttcaaatttttttaggtTTAGGCTCTACTCCAAGTAAAGATATGCCCGATTTGGATTTGAACATATAGGAAAAATGCCTCAATACCATGTCCTTTTgctatgactttttttttttttttatattccatGTCTCCCGCTAAATAGTAAATATTCAATGCATTCTTCACATTACTCAATTGATTAACATTTTgagatcattattatatattataaatggaaaatctttataaatagaATATGATATAACTGGTAATTATAGATATATCaccaattggttttttttttttctaaacgaagcctgtatattaatattatatttcatttttttttgtctaaccAAGCcaaccataaattataaattattataattaagaatattaatcTATATACGCcactaaaaaatagtttaaattgCACTTCATTGTATTTCACGCTCCAAATTTTTGATGATTCAATCAACCTTTCTTGGGCGAAAGAGAGGATATCTCGATCAGGTAAGAGAACGGGGAAATACCGTATGACCAAATATATCTGACAAGTCGCACTATGTGTCAATCCACGATGCATCTTCCTCTCTAGGGTTTCATAAAGGAACTTTTGGAACACCAATAAGcattaaattagataaaaattaattacgaTAGCTTACTTTGATGTGAAAGCGTAAGAATGTATTTATTGTCTTAATAATATTGTGCTTTATCCTATTTTATCCATAGATCTGATAAGTTTATAGAAAAGGAAGATAGAAATACTAAAggaaaattcttttaaataggTCCTttgaatgatgaaaaaaaaaatataaatgcagTCACTCATATAAAAGGTATCAACCTCTTACCATTGCGTATTGGTACTTATCGGGTGTAGAATAGATCTGCTTCCTTTTGTTCctacaaaaaaaattgttccattattacaaaaataatagaaCAAATATTAATCCTTTCCCCGAGATAATCCACTCAAAAGGGAAAGTCTATAGTATAGTTTTTTTCGAGTGCAATAAAGTTacatagtatttattttttgttgatagaGGGGTATTTCCATGGGTTGCCTTGGTGTCATGTTCATACCATCGTATTGAATGATCTTGGACGTTTGCTTGCTGTCCATATAATGCATACAGCTCTAGTTGCTGGTTGGGCCGATTCGATGGCTCTATACGAATTAGTGATTTTTGATCCCTCTGACCCTGTTCTAGATCCAATGTGGAGACAAGGGATGTTTGTTATACCCTTCATGACTCGTTTAGGAATAACCAATTCATGGGGCGGTTGGAGTATCATAGGAAGGACTATAATGAATACAGGTATTTGGAGTTACGAAGGCATGGCCGGTGCACATATTGTGTTTTATGGCTTACGCTTTTTGGCAGCTATCTGGCACTGGGTGTATTGGGATCTAGAAATATTTTGTGATGAATGTATAGGAAAACCCTCATTGGATTTGCCCAAAATCTTTggaattcatttatttcttGAAAGGCTGGCTTACTTTGGTTTTGGCACATTTCATGTAACAGGATTGTATGGTCCACGAATATGGGTATCCAATCCTTATGGACTAACCGGAAAGGTACAATTTGTAAATTTGGCATGGGGTGTGGAAGGCTTTGATCCTTTTGTTCTGGGAGGAATAACCTTTCATCATATTGCAGCAGGGACGTTGGGCATATTGGCGGGTCTATTCCATCTATACAAAGGATTACGTATGGGAAATATTGAAACCGCCCTTTCTAGTAGTATCACTGCTGTCTTTTTTGCAGCTTTTGTTGTTGCTGGAACTCTGTGGTATGGTTCGGTAACTACCTGATAGAATTATTTGGTCCCACTTGTTATCAATGGGATTAAGGATACTTTCCATAAGAAATATATCGATGAGTTGGTGTTGGGCTAGTCAAAAATCAAAGTTTATCCGAAGCTTGGTCTAAAACTCctaaaaaattagctttttatgaTTACATCGGAAATAATCCAACAAACGGGGGATTATTCCGAGTAGGCTCAATGGACAATGGGGATGGAATTGCTGTTGGGTGGTTAGGACACCCTATTTTTAGAGATAAAGAGGGTCATGAACTTTTTGTATGTTGTATGCCTactttttttgaaacattttcAGTTATTTTGGTAGATGGAGATGGAATTGTTAGAGTCGATGTTCCTTTTGGACAGGTCGAATCGAAATACAGTGTCGAACAAGTAGGTGGAACTGTTGAGTTCTATGCCGGTGAACTCAATGGAGTCAGTTATAGTGATCCCGCTACTGTGAAAAAATATGCTAAACGTGCTCAATTGGGTGAAATTTTTGAATTGCATCATGCTACTTTGAAATCTGACAGTGTTTTTCATAGCAGTCCAAGGGGTTGGTTTACTTTTGGACATGCTTCATTTGCTTTGCTGTTTTTCTTCAGACATATTGGGCATGGTGCTAGAACCTTGTTCAGGGATGTTTTTACTGGTATTGACCCCGATTTGGATGCTCAAGTAGAATTTGGAGCATTCCAAAAACTTGGAGATCCAACTACAAGAAGACAAGTAATCTGATAGaatattgttttgttgtttttcatttttagttttgtGAGTAGGATACCAGACAAATATCGATTTGAATCGATACCTTTTCTTTGACTCTTACTCTTTCTTTATATGGGAGACGACCCCAAATAAATAGGAATGGAAGCTATAATAGTATGTAAACCACGATTGAATCTATGGAAGCATTGGTTTATACATTCCTCTTAGTCTAAACtttaggaataatttttttcgCTATCTTTTTTTGGAGAACCACCTAAAGTTCCAACTAAAAAggtgaaatgatttttcattatCTCAATTGAAAGTAATGAGCCACTCAATATTGAGAGTCTCATTACTTTAACTAGTCTCTATGCTCCTCGAATGGATCTCTTAGTTGTTGAGAGGATTGCCCAAAAGCAGTATATTAGGTGTACCCAGTAAAACTTACAAGTAAACCCGATACAAAGATGGCAACAAGGGTTTCCATttccattattatatagtttcaaTACCACAATGGGTCTATGATAAGATCATTTATTTACAAACGGTATACAAAGTCAACAGATcttaatgaatataaaatacGATTCATGGCTACACAAATTGTTgagagtgttgaagtgtggcaattttggcacttgatggtgcatgcacCGGTTAGCATGCACATCTTggtatcacctcctttccttttatgagtttatatttttttttgtatatttttaattgatgtgaGGTACATTtggataatgttttgtgcctaagttatgtatgcaaaagcataggcaaaactatgcacaaaagagtaggaacgttatgcttgaaatgcctatggtgttggattcataatttccagcaacataggtccactgtttatcttatatctcaggtttcaaatggattttggggctgaaattttgagggatatGTAAAGACATATAGAGGCGACAATTTTTCAAATCTTAGGTCACAATGACATGgggaagtccattttctattccaaacagattgttgtatctgatgggcctagTATGCAGAGTATAGGTCAGtgttggagctgtttggccagTGATCCAGTTCCAAAACCTTCTTAGCTCTTGaagcaatatttattgatgaccaaggatacctcaaaccaagtttcataagcagatacaaaggggaactaagtaggtgaagctagtttgattgtttacccaaactagttaaacaatagaaaCTTAATttaaaccatgtgccactttttactatatttggaatagacatgttgcagctggtttttacctctttcgtgtatgaaaatttaggtgttggccattttactttttaaatttcaaatgctttactcattttgtaagctcacatgcttggtgTCACGGTCCCACTGTTCTAAGCGTACAACGGGGCTGTGCGGTGCTTACTCGCCCCTCGCGGGTAGTAAGCCAACCATTAATATCCCTCGCATGTAAATAAcccacacgatattagtattgtgcatgcaccaagcaagcaataaaataaaacatgtaatcacacaatcgttagaaaagggtcagtaaacaaggcaacaatACGATGAAACACGCAATCAAGagttctcacctatgctagtggtctagcccaacaacttgccgactagccacccccctccaaagagcttatcgggccattttcattttgacaggaatacatatcaaaatatgcgaggaatcataatggcactattgcctataacaaaagctagaaatccaagcaagtgaccatgggcttgactaatgaccctggatgaacttggcttggtatttacaatcaaaatgtgGAGGTGTGTGTGACTcttacatcctcccccactcaTTCTATGGACGCCCTCGATGACTCCGCTGCTTTGAACTCCTCGATCTGCTGCTTGTAGGGTGCCAAGTTGCCTTCCTTCTCCCAGCTAGTTTATTCTTCTCCTAGTCCCTTCCACTTGATGAGGTACTCTTGTACTGGCTGTCGATGCATGCTTCTGGTTCTTTCTGCAAGGATCTCCTCCACTTCCTTGGTTGTCTTCGGCAGCTTGGTCTTGACTTCGGCTCTTGCTGGAGTGTTGCGCGCTGGATCTTCCTTGTCGGCATAGTATGGCTTGAGGTTGTTGACGTGGAATACCAGGTGCACTCTTATCCATCCTGGGGTAACCACCTTGTACGACGCCCTCCCTACTTTGGCAATTATCGGCATTGGTCCCTTATATTTTCTCATCAACCTGGGGTCTCTATACCTTAGCCAGCGAAATTGCTCTCGAGTTAGCTTAACCATCACCATATCCCCCGCATTGAACTCTAGGGGCCGCCGGTCTTTGTCTGCCCATTTCTTCATCCGATTTGCCGCCTTCTCCAAGTAGGCCCTGGATATTTCCATGTTGTTCTTCCACTATTTGGTGAAGTTAAAAGCCCTTGGGTTCTTGCCTTGGTACTCATCGACTGTGTATGGGAGTGAGGGCTTCTAGCCGTTAACTATTTTGAATGGGCACTTACTTGTGGGAGATCCCTTCTGTGCGTTGAAGCAAAATTAAGCTATATCAAGGAGTTTCGCCCAATTCTTCTGGTTGGCACTAACAAAGTGTCGTAGGTACTCCTCCAACATGCCATTGAATCTTTCCGTCTGCCCATCCATTTGCGGGTGATAACTGGAGGAGATGTTGAGCTGGGACCTAAGAAGCTTGAATAGTTCTATCCAAAAAGATCCCGTGAACTTTGCATCTCTATCGCTTACAATGTGTCGGGGCACACCCCAATATTTCACCATAAACTTGAAGAATAAGTGGGCGGTTTCCTCGGCCGTACAATACTTTGAGGCAAGGATGAATGTTGCATATTTTGAGAATCGATCCACAATAACCAAAATACTTGAAAGATCCCCGATCTTTGGAAGGTTGGTGATTAAATCAATTAACACACTCTCCCATGGGTGTGACAGGACAAATAGAGGTTCCAACAGCCCTGGTGGTTTATGCCTCTCCACTTTGTCCTGTTGGCACACAAGACAGATTCGGATGTAGTCTATAATATCGTCACGTATCTGTGGCCAATAATATCCCTTTTTGATTAAGGCATACGTCCTTTACCACCTCGGATGTCCAGCCCACAGAGTGTCATGGCGTTCTCTCATTAACATCTTTCTTAGGTCTCCAGCCTTTGGGACAAACAACCTATTTCCTTTTGTCCATAGTAAACCATCCTCCTCCCAAAATTGATGAGTTTTTCCCTCCTTGAACAGTTTGAGGATATTTTGGGCACATTGATCTCCCCCTAGATGCTGCTTTATCAGCTCTCGCATTGAAGTCGCGATAGTACTCGCAGCCATGTTAGCCAATGCCCTTAGTGCTGCAAGCTCTGTCTTATGACTTAGGGCAGCCGTTGCCTGGTTTTTGGTCCTCGCTTTGTGCTCAAAATGGAGGTCAAACTCCGCAATGAATTCCTGCCAACGAGTTTGTTTTGGGGTTAGTTTTGGTTGTGTAAGGAAGTGACTAACGGCTGAGTTATCAATCTTTACTACAAAGCTTGACCCCAATAAGTAGTGCCTCCAGGTTCTTAAACAATGAATTACAACAAGCATCTCCTTTTTTTGAGTCGTATAGTTTCTTTCTATCACTGATAACTTCCTGCTTTCATAGGCGACAGGATGACCATCTTGGAGAAGGTTTCCACCTAAAGCGAAGTCAGATGCATCAGTTTGGACTTCGAAAGGTCTTGTGATGTCCGGCACGGCCAACACCGGGTCTTTCATCATTGCTTCCTTTAGATCCTGGAATGCACCCTCACATTCCTTGCTCCACTCCCAAGGCACCTCCTTCTTTAGCAATTCCGTTAGGGGAGTTGCTTTCTTCGAGTACCCTTTTACGAAACGACG comes from Ziziphus jujuba cultivar Dongzao chromosome 6, ASM3175591v1 and encodes:
- the LOC132804115 gene encoding photosystem II CP47 reaction center protein-like, with product MHTALVAGWADSMALYELVIFDPSDPVLDPMWRQGMFVIPFMTRLGITNSWGGWSIIGRTIMNTGIWSYEGMAGAHIVFYGLRFLAAIWHWVYWDLEIFCDECIGKPSLDLPKIFGIHLFLERLAYFGFGTFHVTGLYGPRIWVSNPYGLTGKVQFVNLAWGVEGFDPFVLGGITFHHIAAGTLGILAGLFHLYKGLRMGNIETALSSSITAVFFAAFVVAGTLWYGSVTT
- the LOC132804238 gene encoding photosystem II CP47 reaction center protein-like → MDNGDGIAVGWLGHPIFRDKEGHELFVCCMPTFFETFSVILVDGDGIVRVDVPFGQVESKYSVEQVGGTVEFYAGELNGVSYSDPATVKKYAKRAQLGEIFELHHATLKSDSVFHSSPRGWFTFGHASFALLFFFRHIGHGARTLFRDVFTGIDPDLDAQVEFGAFQKLGDPTTRRQVI